The sequence below is a genomic window from Desulfobacterales bacterium.
AACATCAGACATCATGGATTTTTCAAATGCAATCAAAATATCACTTCGCGAATTGGTCAACAATAAATCGCGTACTTTTCTCACGATGCTGGGTATCATCATCGGTGTTGCAGCGGTCATTGCCATGCTGGCCATCGGACAAGGATCCAAATCAAGCATCAGGAACCAGATTTCCGAAATGGGCTCCAACATGCTGAACATACGTCCCGGAGCAGACAATGGTCCCGGTGGTGCACGTATGAGTGCAGACGAAATGCAGACCCTCAAGATGGGAGATTTTGAAGCCATCAGAGACGGATCAAATTACTTTGCAGCCATTTCACCCGGAGTAACCAGCAGTGGACAAGCCATCTACGGAGCGAACAACATGCATACCAGCATGACCGGTGTCAATGAGGAATACCTGGATATCCGTAAATATGAGGTTGTAGATGGTCAGATGTTCACAGAAAAAGATATCAAGGAATCAGCCAAAGTCTGTGTAATCGGGCAAACCGTTGTAGAAACACTTTTCCCCAACGGTGAAGATCCTGTTGGTCAAAATATCCGTTTTGGAAAAATTCCTTTTAAAATAATCGGTGTCCTTGGGGAAAAAGGAGACAACTCCATGGGGCAAGATCAGGATGATATCATACTGGCGCCCTACACTTCGGTCATGAAAAGAATTCTGGCCATCACCTACCTGCAAACTATTTATGCATCAGTCATTGACGAAAAGGATACGGAAGCGGCACAGGCTCAGATAGAAGGAATCTTACGCAACAGACATAAAATCAGAACTGGTGAAGATGATGACTTCAGCGTCCGTACCCAAAAAGAAATGCTCACCATGATGACTTCCACGACAGACATGATGACGGCTTTACTGGCGGCAGTAGCCGGCATTTCCCTGATAGTCGGAGGTATCGGCATCATGAACATCATGTATGTATCGGTAACCGAACGCACCAAGGAAATCGGACTTCGTATGTCCATCGGTGCAAAAGGGAAAGATATCCTGATGCAATTCCTGACTGAAGCAGTTCTAATCAGTGTAACAGGCGGCCTTATCGGCATCTTGCTCGGTGTGATGTCTTCGTACAGTATCAAGTGGATAGCGAACTGGCCGATAGAAATTCAGGCTTATTCTGTTTTTCTGTCCTTTTTAGTCTGCTCTATTACCGGAATATTTTTCGGATGGTATCCTGCAAAGCGGGCATCCGAGCTGGATCCGATAGAAGCAATCCGCTACGAATAGGATTTCTCAATAGGGATTATAAAAATCCGCCATATTGACACTATACGATCAATAACAGTGTCAATATGGCGGATTTTTTGTTTGGCAAAACAATTGTTGCTTGATCGTTGTTATAAACAAAAAATTATGAACTTCAACAATTTCACCATTAAATCACAGGAAGCTGTTCAAAAAGCCATCGAACTTGCCCAGGGAAGACAACAGCAAGCCATTGAAACGCCACACCTTTTGAAAGGAGTCATGGAGGTCGGAGAAAATGTGACCAATTTCCTTTTCCAAAAA
It includes:
- a CDS encoding ABC transporter permease is translated as TSDIMDFSNAIKISLRELVNNKSRTFLTMLGIIIGVAAVIAMLAIGQGSKSSIRNQISEMGSNMLNIRPGADNGPGGARMSADEMQTLKMGDFEAIRDGSNYFAAISPGVTSSGQAIYGANNMHTSMTGVNEEYLDIRKYEVVDGQMFTEKDIKESAKVCVIGQTVVETLFPNGEDPVGQNIRFGKIPFKIIGVLGEKGDNSMGQDQDDIILAPYTSVMKRILAITYLQTIYASVIDEKDTEAAQAQIEGILRNRHKIRTGEDDDFSVRTQKEMLTMMTSTTDMMTALLAAVAGISLIVGGIGIMNIMYVSVTERTKEIGLRMSIGAKGKDILMQFLTEAVLISVTGGLIGILLGVMSSYSIKWIANWPIEIQAYSVFLSFLVCSITGIFFGWYPAKRASELDPIEAIRYE